The following coding sequences are from one Wenzhouxiangella sp. AB-CW3 window:
- a CDS encoding S41 family peptidase produces MTRKTSITLCALLLAGLIVISSVQADDTRLLRQPAISADHIAFVYAGDLWLAERDGSNPRRLTSSEAEENNPHFSPDGRYIAFAGHYEGNADVHVISVDGGQPQRLTWHPGDDIPVGWSADGSAVAFASRRETDHGRSAQLFHVPVDGGAPVRQMEARFFRGRWDASGDRLAYIDFGPAYNGLYGGNAGWRGYRGGTTPSIRILEPESGEVSAIPGERVNDILPFWLDDQVVFVSDREDQRFNLFRFDPAGNDLEQLTEQEDWDIRWAAGHTQSVIFEAGGRLHKLDLANGEQQTLTIHIQPDLPQTRPGWKNVRGNIEQAGLSPNGKRALITARGEVFTVPVEDGSTRNLTRTDGVREYTALWSPDGEEIAWVVESREGQTLVVTDQRGMGDAREYELGPDFYRLQAWDADNGRIVFTDNLLGLHAISLDDGQVTEIDRQSRQGGYDVALSPDGQWLAYTRRASNYFRDLVLYHFDDERSVTVTDGMADVASPAFSRDGKFLYLAASTNSGPRQFSLDMSSQERPYRAGLYALVLEADGESPLAPRTGDEEAGSDTNKDNDDADEARGVNIDLDGLFSRKVALPVEKGNHGNLTVAADGSLYWMQRAQPGATVEPPGESVVRYHRLRRFDFDERSASRVYSGLQSYNMSAGGEHVLVRRDNGQLAVGRTGDRLSPDNLDLSGLRMHVDPRAEWAQIFDEGWRFQRDYFYAENLHGLDWDAVYEQYRPLLDHVGRREDLNDLMVEMIAELMAGHNRVSGGDVHRPNGPSGGLLGANFSVANNRWRIDRIYTGEAWNPFVDSPLAKPGQSAREGEYILAIDGRDLSASDNLFARLQDTAGKQIVLTVGPDAGGDDAREIVVEPVSSENGMRLWHWVEKNRRLVDEATDGRVGYIYLPNTAGPGYTFFNRMFHAQLDREALIIDERANGGGQAANYIVEVLSRRHLSNWVYRQGEMSTTPMGALHGPKLMMIDQDAGSGGDFLPYAFRELEIGPLLGTRTWGGLIGIFSNPPFVDGGVMTVPHFRFVDVDNNWSVENEGVAPDIHVELDPAATNAGRDSQLERAIEEILDMLEDYRDDIPREAPPLPTRPGH; encoded by the coding sequence ATGACCCGCAAAACATCCATTACCCTGTGTGCCCTGTTGCTGGCCGGCTTGATTGTCATATCGTCGGTTCAAGCCGACGACACCCGGCTGCTACGCCAGCCGGCCATTTCGGCCGACCACATTGCTTTCGTCTACGCCGGCGACCTCTGGCTTGCCGAGCGCGACGGCAGCAACCCCCGTCGCCTGACCTCCAGCGAGGCCGAAGAAAACAACCCCCATTTTTCGCCCGACGGCCGCTACATCGCTTTTGCCGGCCACTACGAAGGCAACGCCGACGTGCATGTCATTTCGGTCGATGGGGGGCAGCCGCAACGCCTGACCTGGCACCCGGGCGACGACATCCCGGTCGGCTGGAGCGCCGACGGCAGCGCCGTGGCGTTCGCTTCGCGCCGGGAAACCGACCACGGCCGGTCGGCCCAGCTGTTCCATGTGCCCGTCGACGGTGGCGCACCGGTCCGGCAGATGGAAGCGCGCTTTTTCCGCGGCCGCTGGGACGCGTCGGGCGACCGACTGGCCTACATCGATTTCGGTCCGGCCTACAACGGGCTGTATGGCGGCAATGCCGGCTGGCGGGGATACCGCGGCGGCACAACACCATCGATCAGGATTCTCGAGCCCGAAAGCGGGGAGGTCAGCGCCATCCCCGGGGAACGGGTCAACGACATTCTCCCCTTCTGGCTCGACGACCAGGTCGTCTTCGTGTCCGACCGTGAAGACCAGCGCTTCAACCTGTTCCGCTTCGACCCGGCCGGCAATGATCTCGAGCAGCTGACCGAGCAGGAGGACTGGGACATCCGCTGGGCCGCGGGCCATACTCAGAGCGTGATCTTCGAGGCCGGAGGGCGCCTGCACAAACTCGACCTGGCCAATGGCGAACAACAGACCCTGACCATCCACATTCAGCCTGACCTGCCGCAGACCCGGCCGGGCTGGAAGAACGTGCGCGGCAACATCGAGCAGGCCGGGCTGTCGCCCAACGGCAAGCGTGCCCTGATCACGGCCCGCGGCGAGGTCTTTACCGTACCGGTGGAAGACGGCTCGACGCGCAACCTCACCCGCACCGACGGGGTGCGGGAATACACTGCGCTGTGGTCGCCTGATGGCGAAGAGATTGCCTGGGTTGTCGAGTCCCGGGAGGGCCAGACCCTTGTCGTGACCGACCAGCGCGGCATGGGTGATGCTCGCGAATACGAACTGGGGCCGGACTTCTATCGACTGCAGGCCTGGGATGCCGACAATGGCCGCATCGTGTTCACCGACAATCTTCTCGGCCTGCACGCAATCAGCCTGGATGACGGCCAGGTCACCGAGATCGACCGCCAGTCGCGTCAGGGGGGTTACGATGTCGCGCTGTCGCCAGACGGCCAGTGGCTGGCCTATACCCGCCGCGCCAGCAACTATTTCAGAGACCTGGTGCTCTATCACTTCGATGACGAGCGCTCGGTCACCGTGACCGATGGCATGGCCGACGTGGCCTCGCCGGCATTCAGTCGCGACGGCAAATTTCTCTATCTGGCCGCATCGACCAACAGCGGTCCGCGCCAGTTTTCGCTGGACATGTCCAGCCAGGAGCGACCGTACCGCGCCGGGCTGTATGCCCTGGTGCTCGAGGCCGACGGCGAGTCGCCACTGGCCCCGCGCACCGGCGACGAGGAAGCCGGGAGCGACACCAACAAGGACAATGACGACGCTGACGAAGCACGCGGCGTCAACATCGACCTGGACGGACTGTTTTCCCGCAAGGTCGCCCTGCCGGTCGAGAAGGGCAACCATGGCAACCTGACTGTGGCCGCCGATGGCAGCCTGTACTGGATGCAGCGTGCCCAGCCAGGGGCGACGGTGGAGCCGCCGGGAGAGTCGGTGGTGCGTTATCACCGCCTCAGGCGCTTCGACTTCGACGAACGCAGCGCCAGCCGGGTCTACTCCGGCCTGCAGAGCTATAACATGAGCGCGGGCGGGGAACATGTCCTGGTTCGCCGCGACAACGGCCAGCTGGCCGTGGGCCGCACCGGCGACCGCCTCAGTCCGGATAATCTCGATCTGTCGGGCCTGCGCATGCACGTCGATCCGCGCGCCGAATGGGCACAGATCTTCGACGAGGGCTGGCGCTTCCAGCGCGACTATTTCTACGCGGAAAACCTGCATGGACTGGACTGGGACGCTGTCTATGAACAGTATCGTCCCCTGCTCGACCATGTCGGGCGACGCGAGGACCTCAACGACCTGATGGTCGAGATGATTGCCGAACTCATGGCCGGCCACAACCGGGTCAGTGGCGGCGATGTTCATCGGCCCAACGGACCCAGCGGCGGCCTGCTCGGCGCCAACTTCAGCGTCGCCAACAACCGCTGGCGCATCGATCGCATCTACACCGGCGAAGCCTGGAACCCCTTTGTCGACAGCCCGCTGGCCAAGCCCGGTCAGAGCGCCCGGGAAGGCGAGTACATCCTGGCCATCGATGGTCGCGACCTGAGTGCATCGGACAACCTGTTTGCCCGCCTGCAGGACACCGCCGGCAAGCAGATCGTGCTGACCGTCGGGCCCGACGCCGGGGGCGATGATGCCCGCGAAATCGTGGTCGAGCCGGTGTCCTCGGAAAACGGCATGCGTCTGTGGCACTGGGTCGAGAAGAATCGCCGCCTGGTCGACGAAGCCACCGATGGACGGGTCGGTTACATCTACCTGCCCAACACCGCCGGCCCGGGCTACACCTTCTTCAACCGCATGTTCCATGCCCAGCTTGACCGCGAAGCCCTGATCATCGACGAACGCGCCAACGGGGGCGGCCAGGCGGCCAACTACATCGTCGAGGTTCTCAGCCGCCGTCATCTGTCGAACTGGGTCTATCGCCAGGGTGAAATGTCCACCACGCCCATGGGCGCGCTGCACGGACCAAAGCTGATGATGATCGACCAGGATGCCGGCTCGGGCGGCGACTTCCTGCCCTACGCCTTCCGCGAACTCGAGATCGGCCCGCTGCTGGGCACCCGCACCTGGGGCGGCCTGATCGGCATCTTTTCCAATCCCCCGTTTGTCGATGGCGGCGTGATGACCGTGCCGCACTTCCGTTTTGTCGATGTCGACAACAACTGGTCGGTCGAGAACGAGGGCGTGGCCCCCGACATTCATGTCGAGCTCGACCCGGCCGCGACCAACGCCGGGCGCGACAGCCAGCTCGAACGTGCCATCGAGGAAATCCTGGACATGCTCGAGGACTACCGGGACGATATTCCGCGCGAAGCCCCGCCCCTGCCGACCCGGCCGGGGCACTGA
- a CDS encoding ribonucleoside-diphosphate reductase subunit alpha yields the protein MNQLASALTPPSTERARRAPVPAPLGPRPAPESLRLDPRGDERLTAFGLQTLKDRYLLPGETPQDMFARVACAYADDAEHAQRLYDYMSRLWFMPATPILSNGGTRRGLPISCFLNSVSDSLEGIVGTWNENVWLAANGGGIGTYWGQVRSIGEQVKGSGQTSGIMPFVHVMDGLTLAISQGSLRRGSAAVYLDIHHPEIEEFLEIRKPSGDFNRKALNLHHGINVTDEFMQAVTDGREFGLRSPKTGEVLRHVDARSLWQRILETRLQTGEPYLLFIDTVNRDMAAHQKSLGLKVSTSNLCSEITLPTGTDTDGQERTAVCCLSSLNIETWDQWHGDDDFIEDVARFLDNVLTHFIESAPEQMARAHYSALRERSIGLGVMGFHSFLQARGIPLESAPAKSWNLKIFRHIRSAMDAASTALAEERGPCPDALAAGARERFSHKLAIAPTASISIICGGVSACIEPAPANIYTHKTLSGSFTVRNRHLQTLLAERGQDTPDTWASILEHEGSVQHLDCLDEDEKLVFRTAFEIDQRWIIELAADRAPLICQSQSLNLFLPGNIDKWDLHMLHWSAWKRGIKSLYYCRSKAIQRAGFAGQLGAAEHTGGQQPATDYEECLACQ from the coding sequence ATGAACCAGTTGGCTTCCGCGCTGACCCCGCCGAGCACCGAACGTGCCCGTCGTGCCCCTGTTCCCGCTCCGCTGGGACCCCGCCCCGCACCCGAATCACTGCGCCTCGATCCCCGCGGCGACGAGCGCCTGACCGCCTTCGGACTGCAGACGCTCAAGGACCGCTACCTGCTGCCCGGCGAAACGCCGCAGGACATGTTCGCCCGGGTCGCCTGCGCCTATGCCGACGACGCCGAACACGCCCAGCGCCTGTACGATTACATGTCGCGCCTGTGGTTCATGCCGGCCACGCCCATCCTGTCCAATGGCGGGACCCGGCGTGGCCTGCCGATCTCCTGTTTCCTCAACTCGGTGTCGGATTCGCTCGAAGGCATTGTCGGCACCTGGAACGAAAACGTCTGGCTGGCCGCCAACGGGGGTGGCATCGGCACCTACTGGGGCCAGGTCCGTTCGATTGGTGAGCAGGTCAAAGGCAGCGGCCAGACATCGGGCATCATGCCCTTCGTGCACGTCATGGACGGACTGACACTGGCCATCTCCCAGGGCTCGCTCAGGCGCGGGTCGGCCGCCGTGTATCTCGACATTCACCATCCCGAGATCGAGGAGTTCCTGGAAATTCGCAAGCCCTCGGGCGACTTCAACCGCAAGGCGCTGAACCTGCACCACGGCATCAATGTCACCGACGAGTTCATGCAGGCGGTCACCGATGGCCGGGAATTCGGCCTCAGGAGCCCGAAAACCGGCGAGGTGCTGCGCCATGTCGATGCCCGCAGCCTGTGGCAACGCATCCTGGAGACCCGCCTGCAGACCGGCGAGCCCTACCTGCTGTTCATCGACACGGTCAACCGCGACATGGCCGCGCACCAGAAGTCGCTGGGCCTGAAGGTCTCGACCTCCAACCTGTGCTCGGAGATCACCCTGCCCACCGGAACCGATACCGATGGCCAGGAGCGAACCGCCGTATGCTGCCTGTCATCACTCAACATCGAGACCTGGGATCAGTGGCATGGCGACGATGACTTCATCGAGGATGTCGCCCGCTTTCTCGACAACGTGCTCACGCATTTCATCGAGTCGGCGCCCGAGCAGATGGCGCGTGCCCACTACTCTGCACTTCGGGAGCGCTCGATCGGACTGGGCGTCATGGGCTTCCATTCCTTTCTTCAGGCGCGCGGCATTCCCCTGGAATCGGCACCGGCCAAGTCCTGGAACCTGAAGATCTTCCGTCATATCCGCTCGGCCATGGATGCCGCATCGACTGCCCTGGCCGAGGAACGTGGCCCGTGCCCGGATGCGCTGGCCGCCGGCGCCCGTGAACGCTTCAGTCACAAGCTCGCCATCGCGCCGACGGCCTCGATATCCATCATCTGCGGCGGCGTCAGCGCCTGCATCGAGCCGGCACCGGCCAACATCTACACGCACAAGACCCTGTCGGGATCATTCACCGTGCGCAACCGCCACCTGCAGACGCTGCTGGCCGAGCGCGGGCAGGACACACCGGACACCTGGGCATCGATTCTCGAGCACGAGGGTTCGGTGCAACACCTGGACTGCCTGGACGAAGACGAGAAGCTGGTGTTTCGCACCGCCTTCGAGATCGATCAGCGCTGGATCATCGAACTGGCCGCCGATCGCGCACCGCTGATCTGCCAGAGCCAGTCGCTGAACCTGTTCCTGCCGGGCAACATCGACAAATGGGACCTGCACATGCTGCACTGGTCGGCCTGGAAGCGCGGCATAAAGAGCCTGTACTACTGCCGCTCAAAGGCCATTCAGCGCGCCGGCTTTGCCGGCCAGCTCGGTGCCGCCGAACACACCGGTGGCCAGCAGCCGGCCACCGACTACGAGGAGTGCCTGGCATGTCAGTGA
- a CDS encoding ribonucleotide-diphosphate reductase subunit beta, producing the protein MSVIDPNTNPRKLLGTGRVGLLESTGTYDVERYGWAYEFWKRQQQTHWMGEEVPLGDDIKDWTGDRLSEAERSLLTQVFRFFTQSDVEVSDNYMKRYIPIFQPLEIQMMMAAFTNMETVHIDAYALLLKTLGMPQTEFEAFRDYRQMKAKADYMQTFGVDTVADVSRTLAMFGAFTEGMSLFASFAMLLNFPRFNKMKGMGQIVSWSVRDESLHCEGVIRLFHEWNRETGALTAAVRDDIIDVARTMVCLEENFVDLAFELGDIEGMSAYDIKRYVRYIADWRLAQLKLPTVFGCFAQEEGSYRALTAHPLPWLVEILNGVEFANFFEQRATEYAKAATRGHWDGEQGVWSMFDQMHRRAPHSTT; encoded by the coding sequence ATGTCAGTGATCGACCCCAACACCAATCCACGCAAGCTGCTCGGTACCGGCCGGGTCGGCCTGCTCGAGTCGACCGGCACCTACGATGTCGAACGCTACGGCTGGGCCTACGAATTCTGGAAACGCCAGCAGCAGACCCACTGGATGGGCGAGGAAGTACCGCTGGGCGATGACATCAAGGACTGGACCGGCGATCGCCTGAGCGAGGCAGAACGCTCGCTGCTCACACAGGTGTTCCGTTTCTTCACTCAGTCCGATGTGGAAGTTTCGGACAACTACATGAAGCGCTACATCCCGATCTTCCAGCCACTGGAAATCCAGATGATGATGGCCGCGTTCACCAACATGGAAACCGTGCACATCGACGCCTACGCCCTGCTGCTCAAGACCCTGGGCATGCCGCAGACCGAGTTCGAGGCGTTTCGCGATTACCGGCAGATGAAGGCCAAGGCCGACTACATGCAGACCTTCGGCGTCGACACGGTTGCCGACGTCTCGCGCACGCTGGCCATGTTCGGTGCATTTACCGAGGGCATGAGCCTGTTTGCCAGCTTCGCCATGCTGCTCAATTTCCCGCGCTTCAACAAGATGAAGGGCATGGGCCAGATCGTGAGCTGGTCGGTACGCGACGAGTCGCTGCACTGCGAGGGCGTGATCCGGCTGTTTCATGAATGGAACCGTGAAACCGGCGCCCTGACCGCGGCAGTGCGCGATGACATCATTGACGTCGCCCGAACCATGGTATGCCTGGAAGAAAACTTTGTCGATCTCGCTTTCGAACTGGGCGATATCGAAGGCATGAGCGCCTATGACATCAAGCGCTACGTGCGCTATATCGCCGACTGGCGACTGGCCCAGCTCAAACTGCCCACCGTGTTCGGCTGTTTTGCGCAGGAAGAGGGCAGCTACCGCGCGCTGACGGCCCACCCCCTGCCCTGGCTGGTCGAGATTCTCAACGGCGTGGAGTTTGCCAACTTCTTCGAGCAGCGAGCCACCGAGTACGCCAAGGCAGCAACCCGCGGGCACTGGGACGGTGAACAGGGGGTCTGGTCGATGTTCGATCAGATGCACCGGCGCGCCCCGCACTCCACGACCTAA
- a CDS encoding DUF3016 domain-containing protein, which yields MLIRNLTLLSLLLPCLLLATSVAAESDERVEVAFAETDRYTDAGNRPRDHERNLDRLESFLVEAVESCLPEGERVAIQVLDVDLAGRYEWWHHPDGVRVMRDVDFPRLKIEYTHYGSDGDMIDEQQHWIRDMNYLRQGARRSDWDALSHERRMIRRWADEQFCRRTDR from the coding sequence ATGCTGATTCGAAATCTGACCCTGTTGTCCCTGTTGCTCCCATGTCTGCTACTGGCCACAAGCGTGGCGGCCGAAAGCGATGAACGGGTCGAGGTGGCGTTTGCCGAAACGGATCGCTATACCGATGCCGGCAATCGTCCACGCGATCACGAGCGCAACCTCGATCGGCTCGAGTCCTTTCTGGTCGAGGCCGTAGAAAGCTGCCTGCCCGAAGGAGAACGTGTGGCCATTCAGGTGCTGGATGTCGACCTGGCCGGCCGCTACGAGTGGTGGCACCACCCGGATGGTGTGCGGGTCATGCGCGATGTCGACTTCCCGCGACTCAAGATCGAGTACACCCACTACGGCAGCGACGGCGACATGATTGACGAGCAGCAGCACTGGATTCGCGACATGAACTACCTCAGGCAGGGTGCCCGCCGCTCCGACTGGGATGCCCTGAGCCATGAACGACGCATGATCCGCCGTTGGGCCGACGAGCAGTTCTGTCGCCGGACGGATCGCTGA
- a CDS encoding nuclear transport factor 2 family protein, whose amino-acid sequence MRYVIFCLMLLASAATAADADTRSQLGSLLDTFLAGAGSDPAVHERFWAEDLVYTSSDGTRFGKSDILGSLSENEPDADDAPRYSARDVDIRVFDEVATLTFTLVADMGNGEETRFYNSGVFRKHEGQWRAFLWQATRAAD is encoded by the coding sequence ATGCGATACGTCATCTTCTGTCTGATGCTGCTGGCATCGGCCGCCACGGCGGCCGATGCCGACACTCGATCGCAACTCGGCAGTTTGCTCGACACTTTCCTGGCAGGCGCCGGCAGCGACCCCGCGGTGCATGAGCGGTTCTGGGCCGAGGATCTGGTCTACACCAGTTCCGACGGCACACGTTTCGGCAAGTCGGACATTCTCGGCAGCCTGTCGGAAAACGAGCCCGACGCCGATGACGCGCCCCGATACTCGGCACGCGATGTGGACATCCGGGTATTCGACGAAGTGGCCACCCTGACCTTCACCCTCGTGGCCGATATGGGCAACGGCGAAGAGACCCGGTTTTACAACTCCGGGGTCTTCAGAAAGCATGAAGGCCAGTGGCGGGCTTTTCTCTGGCAGGCCACACGCGCCGCCGACTGA